The following proteins come from a genomic window of Pirellula staleyi DSM 6068:
- a CDS encoding response regulator — MAKRLLVTDDAIIIREIIKDTARKAGWEIVGEASNGQSAIEKYHELKPDAMTLDLVMPQYDGLHALKGILSDDPNAKIVVVSALDQKNILKDAFKLGASDFIVKPFDHSKLMETLERLVA, encoded by the coding sequence ATGGCAAAGCGACTTCTTGTAACCGACGATGCGATCATCATTCGCGAAATCATCAAAGACACTGCCCGCAAAGCTGGCTGGGAAATTGTCGGTGAGGCGTCGAACGGTCAGTCTGCGATCGAGAAGTATCACGAATTGAAGCCCGATGCGATGACGCTCGATCTCGTGATGCCTCAGTACGACGGTCTCCACGCACTCAAGGGAATCTTGAGCGATGACCCGAACGCCAAAATCGTGGTGGTGAGCGCTCTGGATCAGAAGAACATCCTGAAGGATGCCTTCAAACTCGGTGCCAGCGATTTTATCGTCAAGCCGTTTGATCATTCCAAGCTGATGGAAACGCTCGAGCGACTTGTCGCCTAA
- a CDS encoding chemotaxis protein CheD → MLLAEAAPTTGQTHSVGMGQIVLTQAPHTLNSVLGSCVGVALHHPRYEVAILAHVVLPNSQGKAGTPGKFADTAIPELLQQLARAGVPAAGIVARIAGGSNMFGAATGPMQIGEHNIAAVEEALAKARIRIIGKHVGGSKGRRVIVHPTNGNLIVEVVGQPLTTL, encoded by the coding sequence ATGTTGCTTGCGGAAGCCGCGCCCACGACTGGGCAAACACATAGCGTGGGAATGGGACAGATTGTCCTGACACAAGCACCTCACACACTTAATAGTGTGCTTGGTTCTTGCGTCGGCGTCGCCCTGCATCACCCACGATACGAAGTCGCCATTTTGGCACATGTCGTTCTCCCCAACTCGCAGGGGAAAGCGGGAACGCCAGGAAAGTTTGCCGACACTGCTATTCCCGAACTGCTTCAACAACTGGCTCGTGCAGGTGTACCAGCGGCTGGCATAGTTGCCCGCATCGCGGGGGGCTCCAACATGTTTGGTGCCGCCACCGGACCGATGCAAATTGGCGAGCACAATATCGCTGCTGTTGAAGAAGCACTGGCGAAAGCCCGTATCCGAATCATTGGCAAACATGTGGGAGGAAGCAAAGGACGTCGTGTCATTGTGCACCCCACCAATGGCAACTTGATCGTCGAAGTTGTCGGACAACCCCTGACCACGCTGTAG
- a CDS encoding chemotaxis protein gives MTPTEITLQDSGILLQPLLADATREASAAMCRWTNGQITLSLDEVREVPLCEAAGQFDFACDLLTMVVLTLDGELGGTMILTFDDQNGRELAASLLCRERCTSPEWTELEQSALNETGNILGCAYMNSLTRMVEADLVPSPPYFVQDFGISVLEQALLAQAATCDVATICRTTFHREGKQLNWNVLFVPTEALRTRLISSASN, from the coding sequence ATGACACCTACTGAAATAACACTTCAAGATTCGGGTATTCTTCTTCAGCCGCTGCTTGCTGATGCGACGCGCGAGGCATCTGCTGCCATGTGCCGCTGGACGAATGGACAAATCACGCTGTCGCTCGACGAAGTGCGTGAAGTTCCACTCTGCGAAGCTGCGGGGCAGTTCGATTTTGCCTGCGATCTGCTGACGATGGTGGTGCTAACGCTCGATGGTGAGCTCGGCGGCACGATGATCCTGACGTTCGACGACCAAAATGGTCGCGAATTAGCAGCCTCACTCCTCTGCCGCGAACGCTGCACCTCTCCCGAGTGGACCGAACTCGAACAATCGGCCCTCAACGAGACGGGCAACATTCTGGGATGTGCTTACATGAACTCGCTGACACGGATGGTTGAGGCAGATCTTGTTCCATCGCCTCCCTACTTCGTGCAAGACTTTGGTATCAGCGTGCTTGAGCAGGCCCTCCTCGCACAGGCGGCGACCTGCGATGTGGCGACGATTTGCCGCACAACGTTTCATCGCGAAGGCAAACAGCTGAACTGGAACGTACTGTTTGTTCCAACGGAAGCGCTTCGCACCCGTTTGATCTCTTCCGCATCGAACTAA
- a CDS encoding chemotaxis protein CheA codes for MAAMDQQLSDELGDSLLTDFLDEANQLLVKLNEDLLTLDEWVASRQAGQPSSFDSELMTSMFRSAHSLKGLSAMLGLPHINQLTHRVENVFDAARKSELQLDSSNVQVIFSAIDSLEAMIDMLKNTGNDEVDASEVMTRIENVLVEAGCHREAKSQQDAEAALAAITAEVTLLQAPSEPSTLQEDEGIFAGIEDEQEVPSRYLAIFIDEADLSLDSLTETLVSDEQLAGDSATESLLITAHRIKGSAASLGLHRAAKLSHLMEDLLQDLHNSGCRLKPSMVDALLKSTDALRGYVASLKAGVPKYPQFAAAARDLCSSRELCASIADTKMPTSSAQESPASTAAPAIASLDHLTEASFVASLRQQFPTAENILVGQVRFDASQPLVGLKASLVYEKLCRAGQSLYNNPPGCDLENLDDLEYFDFAISTTVPLETLRTQLLISGVSEVLLDLIADQPPVAAAPMVTLSSLAPVARTASAEPKAAAAKLVDDDLPVSNDHPEAAVSDASAKSKAAERDTSNRPNETLRVDIERLDQLMNLAGQLVINKARFTQIGEGIRETLPAKGTLQMLGNASMLIDRLCGDGESNSHLDEWDLDQAKSHVRRVRADLQIIQRELSRLSKLRNRVNELFEAVHQLDRVADGIQKSVMDTRMVPIGPLFSRFKRVVRDVTRINGKDIRLDIRGEKTELDKRMIDELGDPLIHMVRNSADHGVETSADRVAAGKSAQGCITLDAFHRGNSIVIQVIDDGKGLDSQRILKKAIERGLVSEADAERMTSHQIYQLIWEPGFSTAEKVTEISGRGMGMDIVRSKIEGLSGTVEVDSTPGQGATFTIKLPLTLAILPSLMAAVDGDVFSLPIESIVEIVSVPRRQLSTVHGMLTASIRGRIVSVVNLKDIFTWRQNSSRSTALETTDSTLVVLGHDGCEIGLVVDSVLGEDDVVIKSLAENYRNVRGIAGASILGDGRVSLILDIPTLIEMASGLAELPAAVV; via the coding sequence ATGGCTGCCATGGATCAACAACTGAGTGACGAGCTTGGCGACAGCTTACTGACCGACTTTCTCGATGAAGCCAACCAGCTCCTCGTCAAGTTGAACGAAGATTTGCTGACGCTCGACGAATGGGTCGCCTCGCGACAAGCGGGACAACCATCGTCGTTCGACAGCGAGCTGATGACGAGTATGTTCCGCTCTGCCCACAGCCTGAAAGGGTTGTCGGCGATGCTGGGGCTTCCTCACATCAATCAATTGACCCACCGCGTCGAAAACGTTTTCGACGCAGCTCGGAAAAGCGAGCTACAACTCGACAGCTCCAACGTGCAAGTCATTTTTTCGGCGATCGACTCTTTGGAAGCGATGATCGATATGCTTAAGAACACCGGTAACGACGAAGTAGATGCCAGCGAAGTGATGACGCGAATCGAGAACGTGCTGGTGGAAGCAGGTTGCCATCGCGAAGCCAAATCGCAGCAAGATGCCGAGGCAGCTCTCGCTGCAATCACCGCCGAGGTGACCTTGCTTCAAGCGCCGAGTGAACCGAGCACTCTGCAGGAGGATGAAGGAATTTTTGCTGGGATTGAAGATGAGCAAGAGGTTCCGTCCCGTTATCTCGCGATCTTCATCGATGAAGCCGACCTGTCGCTCGATTCGCTTACCGAAACACTTGTTTCCGACGAACAGCTCGCTGGCGATAGCGCGACAGAGTCACTGCTGATCACGGCCCATCGCATCAAGGGTTCAGCCGCTTCGCTGGGGCTCCATCGGGCCGCCAAGCTATCGCACTTGATGGAAGATTTGCTGCAAGACCTCCACAACAGCGGCTGTCGTCTCAAGCCTTCAATGGTCGACGCTCTTCTGAAGAGCACCGATGCCTTGCGAGGTTACGTGGCATCGCTCAAGGCTGGTGTGCCGAAATATCCTCAGTTTGCCGCTGCAGCACGAGATCTTTGTAGCTCACGAGAACTCTGCGCCTCGATTGCCGACACAAAGATGCCCACAAGTTCAGCGCAAGAATCTCCTGCGTCAACTGCAGCACCGGCAATCGCCTCCCTCGATCATTTAACCGAAGCCTCGTTTGTCGCATCGCTGCGTCAGCAGTTTCCCACCGCCGAAAACATTCTCGTCGGGCAAGTTCGATTCGATGCTTCTCAGCCTCTCGTGGGGCTGAAGGCGAGCCTCGTTTACGAGAAACTCTGTCGCGCTGGTCAGTCGCTGTATAACAATCCCCCTGGGTGCGATCTCGAAAATCTCGATGATCTGGAATACTTCGACTTCGCCATCTCGACGACGGTTCCTCTCGAAACACTTCGCACTCAGCTGTTAATCTCAGGCGTCAGTGAAGTGCTGCTCGATCTGATTGCCGATCAGCCTCCCGTTGCTGCTGCACCGATGGTCACGCTTTCCAGTCTCGCGCCGGTGGCTCGTACTGCTTCCGCTGAACCGAAAGCCGCTGCTGCTAAGCTCGTCGATGATGATCTACCCGTGAGCAACGATCATCCAGAAGCAGCTGTTTCCGATGCGTCGGCAAAATCCAAGGCTGCTGAACGCGACACCAGCAATCGTCCAAACGAGACGCTGCGGGTCGATATCGAACGACTCGATCAGCTCATGAACCTGGCTGGTCAGCTGGTGATCAACAAGGCACGTTTCACCCAAATTGGCGAAGGAATTCGCGAAACACTGCCCGCCAAGGGAACGCTGCAAATGCTCGGAAACGCGTCGATGCTGATCGATCGTTTATGCGGCGATGGCGAAAGCAATTCGCATCTCGACGAATGGGATCTCGATCAGGCCAAGTCGCATGTTCGCCGTGTGCGAGCCGACCTCCAAATCATTCAGCGCGAGCTGTCGCGGCTTTCGAAGCTCCGTAATCGTGTGAACGAACTTTTCGAAGCGGTGCATCAGCTCGATCGTGTCGCTGATGGCATCCAGAAGAGTGTCATGGATACACGGATGGTCCCGATCGGTCCCCTTTTCTCCCGTTTCAAACGGGTGGTGCGAGATGTCACGCGCATCAATGGCAAAGATATTCGGCTCGATATCCGGGGCGAGAAGACGGAGCTCGACAAACGGATGATCGACGAGCTCGGCGACCCACTCATTCACATGGTTCGCAACTCGGCCGATCATGGTGTCGAAACCTCGGCTGATCGCGTTGCTGCAGGTAAATCAGCGCAAGGGTGCATCACGCTCGATGCTTTCCATCGTGGAAACAGCATCGTGATTCAGGTGATCGACGATGGAAAAGGACTCGATAGTCAGAGAATATTGAAGAAAGCGATCGAGCGAGGCCTCGTATCAGAAGCCGATGCTGAGCGGATGACGTCGCACCAGATTTACCAGCTGATCTGGGAGCCTGGCTTCAGCACAGCTGAAAAAGTGACGGAGATTTCTGGTCGCGGAATGGGGATGGATATTGTCCGCTCGAAAATCGAAGGTCTCAGTGGCACGGTGGAAGTCGATAGCACTCCCGGCCAAGGGGCTACGTTTACGATTAAGTTGCCCTTAACGCTGGCGATTCTGCCGAGCTTGATGGCAGCAGTCGACGGGGATGTCTTCTCCCTGCCGATCGAATCGATCGTCGAAATTGTGAGCGTTCCTCGACGACAGCTGAGTACGGTGCATGGCATGCTGACCGCTTCTATCCGCGGGCGCATCGTGTCGGTAGTGAATCTCAAAGACATCTTTACTTGGCGACAGAATTCGTCGCGCAGCACAGCACTCGAAACGACCGACAGCACGCTGGTGGTGCTCGGCCACGATGGCTGTGAAATCGGTCTGGTCGTCGATTCGGTGCTTGGTGAAGACGACGTCGTGATTAAATCGCTCGCTGAAAACTATCGTAATGTCCGGGGAATTGCTGGCGCAAGCATCCTCGGAGATGGTCGCGTCTCGCTGATTCTCGACATTCCTACGCTCATCGAAATGGCATCGGGCTTGGCCGAACTTCCCGCTGCTGTGGTGTAA